The following coding sequences lie in one Sorex araneus isolate mSorAra2 chromosome 4, mSorAra2.pri, whole genome shotgun sequence genomic window:
- the C4H16orf92 gene encoding fertilization-influencing membrane protein has protein sequence MTSQTEPARAGCGSALGTMRLWAWQWAWLAGLGAVETAPSLQRAKAWAVPTESPDPPDFFDYPDSDHARLLAVARFIGENPDLFASSESGSGFFNHILVGSLVLAFLFLLFQFCTHM, from the exons ATGACATCACAGACAGAGCCCGCCCGGGCTGGCTGCGGGAGCGCCCTGGGGACCATGCGGCTGTGGGCGTGGCAGTGGGCGtggctggctgggctgggggccgtGGAAACAG ctcccagcctgcAAAGAGCCAAGGCCTGGGCCGTGCCAACAGAGTCCCCAGACCCACCTGATTTCTTTGATTATCCAGACTCGGACCATGCCCGGCTTCTGGCCGTGGCCAGGTTCATTGGTGAGAACCCCGACCTGTTTGCTAGCTCAG AATCTGGCTCCGGCTTCTTCAATCACATCCTGGTCGGCTCGCTCGTGTTggccttcctctttctcctcttccagtTCTGCACACACATGTAA
- the TLCD3B gene encoding ceramide synthase: MLTPMVAGGVVFPGLFLLSKNTLQRLPQLRWEEADAVIVSARLVSSVQAVMASTAGYIVSTSCKHIIDDQHWLSSAYTQFAVPYFIYDIYAMFLCHWHKHQVKGHGGDEGGPRAPGSTWAVVRGYLHKEFLMVLHHAVMVLVCFPLSVVWRQGKGDFFLGCLLMAEVSTPFVCLGKILIQYKQQHTLLHKVNGALMLLSFLCCRVLLFPYLYWAYGRHAGLPLLAVPLALPAHVNLGAALLLAPQLYWFFLICRGACRLFRPRGSPPPSPCPNQD, encoded by the exons ATGCTGACCCCCATGGTGGCCGGGGGGGTGGTGTTCCCCGGACTCTTCCTCCTCTCCAAGAACACGCTCCAGCGGCTGCCCCAGCTGCGCTGGGAGGAGGCCGACGCGGTCATTGTCTCGGCCAG GCTGGTGTCCTCTGTCCAGGCCGTCATGGCCTCTACAGCCGGCTACATTGTCTCCACCTCCTGCAAGCACATCATCGATGACCA ACACTGGCTTTCCTCTGCCTACACGCAGTTCGCAGTGCCCTACTTCATCTACGACATCTACGCCATGTTCCTCTGTCACTGGCACAAACACCAGGTCAAGGGGCATGGAGGTGATGAAGGGGGTCCCCGCGcccctggcagcacctgggccgtGGTGCGCGGCTACCTGCACAAGGAGTTCCTCATGGTGCTCCACCACGCCGTCATGGTGTTGGTGTGCTTCCCGCTGTCCGTG GTGTGGCGTCAGGGCAAGGGAGATTTCTTCCTGGGCTGCCTGCTGATGGCAGAGGTCAGCACCCCCTTCGTCTGCCTCGGCAAGATCCTCATCCAG TACAAGCAGCAGCACACGCTGCTGCACAAGGTGAACGGGGCCCTGATGCTGCTCAGCTTCCTCTGCTGCCGGGTGCTGCTCTTCCCCTACCTGTACTGGGCCTACGGGCGGCACGCCGGCCTGCCCCTGCTCGCCGTGCCCCTCGCCCTGCCCGCGCACGTCAACCTGGGCGCCGCGCTGCTGCTCGCCCCCCAGCTCTACTGGTTCTTCCTCATCTGCCGCGGGGCCTGCCGCCTCTTCcggccccggggctccccgccgccctccccctgcccgaaCCAGGACTGA